Within the Lentisphaera araneosa HTCC2155 genome, the region TGGGGATCATCGTTGCGAGTTGACATTGCACGCATAGAAGCGAAACCAGCCATGCCAACGGGAGTAATTGCAGCTTCGGCACCACCTGTAATGATCACGTCAGCATCACCGCGTTGAAGGATCCAGAAAGATTCTCCGATCGAGTGAGTTGAGGATGCACAGGCAGAGACTGCAGTGAAATTGGGGCCTTTAAATCCATGATGGATTGAAACGATTCCCGAGCTCATGTCACCAATCATCTTGGGAATGAGCATAGGAGAAACGCGGCGGGGGCCTTTAGTGACGAGTTTTTCTACTTCTTCTTCGAGAGTAGCTAAACCGCCAATACCCGAACCAATGAGAACGCCGATGCGTTCTGCAGGAATCGACGAGTCTTTGAGACCCGCCTCTTCCACAGCTTCGTTTGAGGCAGCAATTGCAAACTGGCAGAAACGATCGATTTTTTTGGCTACTGCAGGTTCCATGTACTGCGTCGGTTCGAAGTCATTAACTTCGCCAGCGATAGTACAGCGGTGACCTTCAGTATCGAAGCCTTTAATAGTATCCAAGCCACTTTTTCCGGAGAGAAGTCCAGACCAGAAGTCCTGGGTAGTATTACCGACGGGTGAGATTACACCTGTGCCAGTGATAACGATGCGTTTTAATTCCATAGTTTTTGCTGCCGTAAATAAATTTAATTAAGCGTTTTCTTCAACGAATTTAATCGCGTCGCCAACCGTGAGGATGTTTTCGCTTACTTCGTCTGGGATAGTTACGTTGAACTGCTCTTCGAGTTCCATAACGAGTTCTACTGTGTCGAGTGAATCGGCACCGAGATCGTCGATGAATTTAGCCTCAGGAAGGCATTGGTCAGCAGTTACGCTGAGTTTTTCGCAGATTACTTCGATAACTTTATCGGCTGTTGAAGACATAACTCTTCTCCTAAGTTTGTATTAGTTTGTTTTGTGAACGTGTTAAAATGATTGCATGTATTAAAAATGCAAACGCTATTGCATAACCAAACCACCGTCAACATTAAATGTTTGACCAGTGATATATGCAGACTCGTCTGAGGCTAAAAAGGCGATCATTGCAGCGACTTCTTTGGCTTCACCAGCACGTCCCAATGGGATGTTTGTGAGGAAAGCTTCGCGTGCTGCGTCAGAGACGGCATCTGTCATTTCAGTTGCGATGTAGCCAGGAGCTACAGCATTAACAGTGATGTTTCTGCTGGAAAGTTCTTTGGCGCTTGATTTTGTGAAGCCAATGAGGCCAGCTTTTGAGGCGGCGTAGTTAGCTTGGCCAGCGTTGCCCGTAAGGCCAACAACTGAGGAAATATTAATGATACGACCTTTGCGCAATTTCATCATGGGACGCATAACAGCTTTTGTACAGTTGAA harbors:
- the fabG gene encoding 3-oxoacyl-[acyl-carrier-protein] reductase; protein product: MSVKDKVCVVTGGSRGIGLEICRRLLADGAKVALIGTREETAQNAVTELGAPADQVKGYALNVADGTAVSEVFTQILSDFGQVDVLVNNAGITRDTLMMRMKEDDWDLVMAVNLKGAFNCTKAVMRPMMKLRKGRIINISSVVGLTGNAGQANYAASKAGLIGFTKSSAKELSSRNITVNAVAPGYIATEMTDAVSDAAREAFLTNIPLGRAGEAKEVAAMIAFLASDESAYITGQTFNVDGGLVMQ
- the fabF gene encoding beta-ketoacyl-ACP synthase II; the protein is MELKRIVITGTGVISPVGNTTQDFWSGLLSGKSGLDTIKGFDTEGHRCTIAGEVNDFEPTQYMEPAVAKKIDRFCQFAIAASNEAVEEAGLKDSSIPAERIGVLIGSGIGGLATLEEEVEKLVTKGPRRVSPMLIPKMIGDMSSGIVSIHHGFKGPNFTAVSACASSTHSIGESFWILQRGDADVIITGGAEAAITPVGMAGFASMRAMSTRNDDPQGASRPFDKDRDGFVMGEGAGILVMETLESAQARGANIIAEFIGYGATADANHITSPADDGSGAAAAITMAMKHAKIDASEVSYINAHGTSTPMNDKFETRAIKSVFGDKAPNIPISSTKSMTGHGLGTAGAWETIVCALAVKNDKIPPTMNYTTPDPECDLDYVPNKSRECTVDVALNINLGFGGHNATGLVRKFK
- a CDS encoding acyl carrier protein, coding for MSSTADKVIEVICEKLSVTADQCLPEAKFIDDLGADSLDTVELVMELEEQFNVTIPDEVSENILTVGDAIKFVEENA